A single genomic interval of Lathyrus oleraceus cultivar Zhongwan6 chromosome 7, CAAS_Psat_ZW6_1.0, whole genome shotgun sequence harbors:
- the LOC127104005 gene encoding transcriptional regulator TAC1-like, producing MESDQYEHAGGGGGDDQGDAKQVTINLRSYECNFCKRGFSNAQALGGHMNIHRKDKAKLKQQSSNIEANPSDIQEVNKLLPNLKSNIALSQSQQQDQQHQQHHAPCRDVVDETVVTQVRQQLPLFSESPTKSEMQKPQPQPSQGETQGEKTTTSSTTEESLLLSGQDSSMELDLELRLGPEPHDSSAPTGTRKFF from the coding sequence ATGGAGTCTGATCAATATGAACATgctggtggtggtggtggtgatGATCAAGGTGATGCAAAACAAGTTACCATCAACCTTAGGTCCTATGAGTGCAATTTCTGCAAGAGAGGTTTCTCTAATGCACAAGCACTAGGTGGGCACATGAATATCCATAGAAAAGACAAAGCGAAACTCAAACAACAATCCTCAAATATTGAAGCAAATCCTAGTGATATTCAAGAGGTGAATAAGTTATTACCAAACTTGAAGTCTAATATTGCACTGTctcaatctcaacaacaagatcaacaacatcaacaacatcatgCTCCTTGTAGAGATGTTGTTGATGAAACTGTTGTAACTCAAGTGAGACAACAGCTTCCACTTTTTTCTGAATCACCAACAAAAAGTGAAATGCAAAAGCCACAACCACAGCCATCACAAGGTGAAACTCAAGGAGAAAAAACTACTACTAGTTCTACTACAGAAGAGAGTTTGTTATTGTCCGGTCAAGATTCTTCAATGGAGTTAGACCTAGAGCTGAGATTAGGGCCGGAGCCACATGATTCATCAGCACCAACGGGTACCAGAAAATTCTTTTGA